A part of Gossypium hirsutum isolate 1008001.06 chromosome A07, Gossypium_hirsutum_v2.1, whole genome shotgun sequence genomic DNA contains:
- the LOC107933987 gene encoding receptor-like protein 37: MTGHVVMLNLRPRIIYGIFGGRWTSISGEIGTSLLELKHLSHLDLSLNYFEKIPEFIGSLAELTYLNLSDNPLTGFIPYQLGNLSRLFYLDLSRDDFEQSLTSDNLEWLSYFLL, from the coding sequence ATGACCGGCCATGTTGTCATGCTGAACCTCCGTCCCAGAATCATTTACGGTATCTTTGGTGGCAGGTGGACGTCAATTTCAGGTGAGATTGGCACTTCTTTGCTTGAGTTAAAGCACTTGAGTCACTTGGACCTCTCTTTGAATTACTTTGAAAAAATACCAGAGTTCATTGGTTCACTTGCTGAGCTTACATACCTCAATCTCTCAGACAATCCTCTGACTGGGTTCATTCCTTACCAGCTTGGGAACCTTTCCAGGCTGTTTTATCTTGACCTCAGTAGAGATGATTTTGAACAATCATTGACATCCGACAACCTTGAATGGCTTTCCTACTTTCTTCTTTGA
- the LOC107933976 gene encoding uncharacterized protein isoform X1, translating into MMRSRLLWFSLGFSVTAASISQFIYRDLWTDRYALKSDMKEKFDALEARVSNLESLPTENPNPAQLNNPAQVYLQK; encoded by the exons ATGATGCGAAGTCGGTTGCTATGGTTCAGCTTAGGGTTTTCGGTGACAGCGGCTTCAATCTCTCAATTCATATATAGAGACCTTTGGACTGATCGTTACGCCCTTAAATCTGAT ATGAAGGAGAAATTCGATGCTTTAGAAGCTAGGGTTTCGAATCTAGAATCCCTCCCTACGGAGAATCCAAATCCAGCTCAG CTTAACAATCCAGCTCAGGTTTATTTgcaaaaataa
- the LOC107933986 gene encoding uncharacterized protein, producing the protein MKILSWNVRGLGNSRAIRRLQNALKLFNPQLVFLMETKLDNKRMERVQKQCGFQNGLDVSAEGSRGGLSLAWNGNNLIQVYSYSTYHIDVGINDKDNQNKWRFTGFYGNPRQANKQESWNLLRQLKNMYSLPWCVCGDFNEIMYAYEKIGGRVKDERQMDEFRRVLEECDLVDMGFHGQKFTWERGNFADTNIRERLDRGLANLEWLNLFNDYFVQNLPHSFSDHCPILIKITPKMKHFGNHFFRFESWWITESSCEELIKEV; encoded by the coding sequence ATGAAAATTCTGAGCTGGAATGTCCGAGGATTGGGGAATTCTCGGGCCATTCGAAGGCTTCAAAATGCATTGAAGCTTTTTAATCCCCAATTGGTCTTCTTGATGGAGACAAAATTAGATAATAAGAGAATGGAACGTGTTCAGAAACAATGTGGTTTTCAAAATGGTTTGGATGTCTCAGCTGAAGGTTCTCGTGGAGGATTAAGCCTTGCATGGAACGGGAATAATCTAATCCAAGTTTACAGTTATTCAACTTACCATATTGATGTGGGAATTAACGACAAAGATAACCAAAATAAATGGCGGTTCACCGGCTTCTATGGGAATCCACGACAAGCAAATAAACAGGAATCATGGAATTTACTCCGccaattaaaaaatatgtattcgTTGCCATGGTGTGTATGTGGGGATTTTAACGAGATTATGTATGCATACGAGAAAATTGGAGGGAGAGTAAAGGATGAACGACAAATGGATGAATTTAGAAGAGTTTTAGAAGAATGTGATCTGGTTGATATGGGTTTTCATGGGCAAAAGTTTACATGGGAAAGGGGAAATTTCGCAGATACAAATATAAGGGAGAGGCTTGACAGGGGGCTTGCAAACTTGGAATGGCTGAATTTATTTAACGATTATTTCGTACAAAATCTACCCCACTCTTTTTCTGACCATTGTCCAATCCTCATCAAAATTACGCCAAAGATGAAGCATTTTGGAAATCATTTCTTTAGATTTGAGTCTTGGTGGATAACTGAGTCGTCATGCGAGGAACTAATTAAGGAAGTTTAG
- the LOC107933976 gene encoding uncharacterized protein isoform X2, whose product MMRSRLLWFSLGFSVTAASISQFIYRDLWTDRYALKSDMKEKFDALEARVSNLESLPTENPNPAQVDG is encoded by the exons ATGATGCGAAGTCGGTTGCTATGGTTCAGCTTAGGGTTTTCGGTGACAGCGGCTTCAATCTCTCAATTCATATATAGAGACCTTTGGACTGATCGTTACGCCCTTAAATCTGAT ATGAAGGAGAAATTCGATGCTTTAGAAGCTAGGGTTTCGAATCTAGAATCCCTCCCTACGGAGAATCCAAATCCAGCTCAG GTTGATGGCTAG